From Qipengyuania psychrotolerans:
GGGCGGGTCGATCAATCCGAAGTGGATGTTGAGGCCGTGGGCAAATGCTAGCGCGCTCCCGGGCTTCATCTTGCCGGAAACTTCGTTCGCGTAGATCGCAGCCTGATGCTCGTCAGGTGCGAGGATCATCAGGACATCGGCCCACTCTGCCGCCTCCGAAACCGTTTTGACGGTAAAGCCTGCGCCTTCGGCCTTCTTCGCCGTTGCAGAACCTTCGCGCAGCGCGATGACGACCTCGCCAACCCCGCTGTCGCGCAGATTCTGGGCATGGGCGTGGCCTTGGCTGCCATATCCGACGATGGCGACCTTCTTGTCCTTGATCAGTTGCTGGTCGCAATCGGCATCGTAATAGACTTGCATTTCTAACCCCATATTAGACGCGGCCTTCACCGCGCATCATTCCTACGATCCCCGAGCGGCCGACCTCGACGAGGCCGAGTTCGCGCATCAGGGCGATGAAACTGTCGATCTTGTCCGGCGCGCCGGTCAGTTCGAAGACGAAACTGCTGGTAGTCGTGTCTACGACGTTGGCGCGGAACAGCTCGGCGATACGCAGTGCTTCGACCCGGTTATCGCCTTTGCCCGCCACCTTCACGAGGGCGAGTTCGCGTTCGACGTGCGATCCCTCTTCGGTCAGATCGATGACCTTGTGCACCGGCACCAGCCGTTCAAGCTGCGAGCGGATCTGGTCGATTACCGGTTCCGGCCCGCGGGTGACGATAGTAATCCGGCTGATAGCGTGATCTTCCGAAATGTCGGCCACGGTCAGACTGTCGATATTGTAACCGCGAGCGGTGAACAGGCCGGTGATCTTGGCAAGGATACCCGGCTCGTTGTCGACGATCACATTGAGGACGTGCCGTTCGCTGGCTTGCTCTGCGATCTTCACTCGCTGCGCTCCTGCCAAACGGGCTCGAACATCCGGCCATCGCCGTCGTATTCATTGAGGAACACGCGGCCCATCCGAACCGCCTCGAAATTATCGGTCTGGCGCGACAGGTCCAGCTGATCGGGGAGCAGAGCCCAGTTCCCGTCGTCGCGCTTTTCAGCGACGTCTAGGCCGATGAAGCGGTGTCCGTTGTCTTCCAGCCAGTCGAGCAATCGCCCGGCATCCTCGCGGCTGAACCAGCGACGACGCTCTGCGCGTTGCTCAAATTCGGTCGGGATTCTTGCGAGCATACCCATCAAACCAGCGCCTTTGCTTCGTCGTCCATCGTGCCGCCTACGTGGTCGCCGTAAAGCAGCATTTCCGTATGTGCTGCGCCGCTCGGGATCATCGGGAAGCAATTTGCATCCTTGGCCACCTGGCAATCCACCATCACCGGACCATCATGCGCGAGCATG
This genomic window contains:
- the ilvN gene encoding acetolactate synthase small subunit, whose amino-acid sequence is MKIAEQASERHVLNVIVDNEPGILAKITGLFTARGYNIDSLTVADISEDHAISRITIVTRGPEPVIDQIRSQLERLVPVHKVIDLTEEGSHVERELALVKVAGKGDNRVEALRIAELFRANVVDTTTSSFVFELTGAPDKIDSFIALMRELGLVEVGRSGIVGMMRGEGRV